The following are encoded together in the Bacteroidota bacterium genome:
- a CDS encoding response regulator: MAATILLIDDDLAYLELTTMMLKLEGHRVLTATDGRAGWALIEKEKPDVVLLDWNLPEVSGINLLKLLHE, encoded by the coding sequence ATGGCAGCGACAATTCTGCTGATTGACGACGATCTTGCATACCTTGAATTGACGACGATGATGCTGAAGCTTGAGGGTCATCGGGTTCTGACGGCGACCGACGGCCGGGCCGGCTGGGCGTTGATTGAAAAAGAGAAGCCGGATGTTGTGCTTTTGGATTGGAATCTGCCGGAAGTCAGCGGTATCAATCTTCTCAAACTCCTTCATGAAAA
- a CDS encoding DinB family protein yields the protein MTKVQYLSWFDEVVRPAEPTFLRVPADKLDFQLTAKSFSVGQLLAHIPLSLSFLAIVIRRDELPYKSMREILVNNRRQDILGVEAAVSTLREAIGAFKGAVDSLSEEQFQSDMLDTPQLGRVYYWRFCAFALEHHIHHFMELHLSLKVLGVDVNTKTLYAG from the coding sequence ATGACAAAAGTTCAATATCTCTCCTGGTTCGACGAAGTTGTTCGTCCAGCCGAACCGACTTTCCTTCGTGTTCCGGCCGACAAGCTCGACTTCCAACTGACGGCCAAGTCGTTTTCAGTTGGCCAGTTATTGGCTCACATTCCACTTTCGCTCTCATTTCTGGCGATAGTGATTCGGAGGGACGAGTTGCCCTACAAGTCGATGAGGGAGATCCTTGTGAACAACAGGCGCCAGGACATTCTCGGTGTTGAAGCCGCCGTATCAACACTGCGTGAGGCGATCGGGGCATTCAAAGGGGCTGTTGATTCTCTGAGCGAGGAACAGTTTCAAAGCGACATGCTTGATACGCCGCAATTGGGCCGTGTGTACTACTGGCGCTTTTGTGCATTTGCACTGGAACATCATATTCACCATTTCATGGAACTCCACCTTTCGTTGAAAGTACTCGGGGTTGATGTAAATACAAAAACGCTCTACGCGGGTTGA
- a CDS encoding GNAT family N-acetyltransferase, translating to MKHHLHILDPTSSTEWMSFVNRHPDARIFHHPAWMRLIRDSYGYPMFAVCLTLGGEIVAGIPFADVHSSFTGKRWISLPFSDHCPPLLPPNDPCALSRLIEFLKQRSGSKSHRIEIHSNVAASGQIFRVGEFVQHILQLNRPADELFTKFEKRTTQRSIRIAEKSRIVVRECKTSEDFEAFYALHWKTRRRLGVPVQPKSLFIGLWHHVLQPGLGYCLVAHKNERPVAGGVFLKFNNTIAFKYSASDDAYKASCPSHAFLWEGIKRGIADGCTTLDFGRTDKGNCGLRRFKNNWGATEEELIYTAITDRPPTHRSPMLDKILRQVIRHSPQIVCRAAGEVLYKHFA from the coding sequence GTGAAACATCATCTTCATATTCTTGACCCCACCTCCTCCACTGAATGGATGTCGTTTGTGAATCGGCATCCCGATGCCCGTATTTTCCATCATCCGGCATGGATGAGACTCATCCGTGATTCGTACGGCTATCCGATGTTCGCCGTATGTCTGACACTCGGTGGAGAGATTGTGGCCGGAATCCCGTTTGCGGATGTTCACAGCTCGTTCACAGGAAAACGTTGGATTTCTCTCCCGTTTTCAGACCATTGTCCGCCATTGCTTCCCCCGAATGATCCTTGCGCCTTGTCCCGACTCATCGAATTTCTGAAGCAACGATCGGGAAGCAAATCACACAGAATCGAGATCCACTCCAATGTGGCTGCTTCCGGACAGATATTTCGCGTGGGTGAATTCGTCCAACATATCCTCCAGCTGAACAGACCCGCGGACGAGTTGTTCACGAAATTCGAAAAGAGAACAACCCAACGCTCAATCCGGATTGCGGAAAAATCACGTATAGTGGTGAGGGAATGCAAGACCTCCGAAGACTTCGAAGCCTTTTATGCATTGCACTGGAAGACGCGTCGACGACTTGGAGTTCCGGTGCAACCAAAATCGCTATTCATCGGATTATGGCATCACGTCTTGCAGCCGGGACTCGGGTATTGCCTCGTTGCGCACAAGAACGAAAGGCCCGTTGCCGGCGGCGTATTTCTGAAGTTCAACAATACGATTGCATTCAAATACAGCGCATCCGATGATGCGTACAAAGCGTCATGCCCGTCGCACGCATTTCTCTGGGAAGGAATCAAACGGGGCATCGCGGACGGCTGTACGACTCTTGACTTCGGAAGAACAGACAAAGGCAATTGCGGGCTGCGACGGTTCAAGAACAATTGGGGGGCAACCGAGGAAGAGCTCATCTACACGGCCATTACCGACCGTCCACCGACACACCGCTCTCCGATGTTGGACAAGATACTGAGACAAGTTATTCGGCATTCACCTCAAATAGTTTGCCGGGCGGCGGGAGAGGTCCTCTACAAGCATTTTGCATAA
- a CDS encoding SGNH/GDSL hydrolase family protein, with the protein MSSSKKSFILFFTSILVSLLFAETIVRLFVPQETKRLAVYDKELGWRGKPGGSGVYIRNEDSIYVPFQYNSMGFRDDEVRPRNNVAQRILFLGDSFVENLEVSYEKMFVPLVRKRIADATASRVDLVALSSQGYSTAQELLAFRKYRAELRPDYVVLFFYTGNDFEDNLRPDFASLDSAGTLIFPENKTSWMKQQLLSFKRWLYESSYLVFYIKNVIESYAAVNLGDESKHAATGSDEYSFEITRRLILEMRRSVEEHGGKFALVIFTNKYELSENRLEKTAFIKQVCDEAGISWTDATAFLREEHFFRIDEHFSEAGHHIVAERVYDFLIQTFPLED; encoded by the coding sequence ATGTCATCCAGCAAGAAATCCTTCATACTCTTCTTCACTTCCATTCTGGTTTCGCTTCTCTTTGCAGAGACTATTGTCAGATTGTTTGTGCCACAGGAAACGAAGCGTCTTGCCGTTTATGACAAAGAACTTGGCTGGCGCGGAAAGCCGGGGGGCAGCGGCGTGTATATCCGAAACGAAGATAGTATCTACGTCCCCTTTCAGTACAACTCGATGGGGTTTCGGGATGATGAAGTTCGTCCGCGCAACAATGTTGCACAACGGATTCTGTTTCTCGGCGATTCCTTCGTGGAGAATCTCGAGGTATCATACGAGAAGATGTTCGTTCCGCTCGTCCGGAAGAGGATTGCCGATGCCACTGCTTCACGCGTTGATCTTGTCGCGCTCTCATCGCAGGGATATTCAACTGCACAGGAACTGCTGGCGTTCAGGAAATACCGCGCGGAGCTGAGGCCTGATTATGTTGTATTGTTCTTCTATACAGGGAACGATTTCGAAGATAATCTTCGGCCTGACTTCGCCTCTCTCGACAGCGCCGGGACGCTCATTTTTCCCGAGAACAAGACATCATGGATGAAGCAGCAACTGCTCTCCTTCAAGCGTTGGCTGTATGAATCGTCGTATCTGGTTTTTTACATCAAGAATGTCATTGAATCATATGCAGCGGTGAATCTGGGCGATGAGTCAAAGCACGCCGCTACGGGGTCGGATGAGTATAGTTTTGAGATAACTCGCAGGCTGATTCTTGAGATGAGAAGGTCGGTGGAAGAACACGGCGGGAAATTTGCGTTGGTGATCTTCACAAACAAATACGAGTTGAGCGAGAACAGACTTGAGAAAACCGCCTTCATCAAACAGGTATGCGATGAAGCGGGAATCTCCTGGACTGATGCTACCGCTTTTCTACGCGAGGAGCATTTCTTCAGAATCGACGAACACTTCAGTGAAGCGGGACATCACATTGTTGCAGAACGAGTGTATGACTTTCTCATCCAGACCTTTCCTCTTGAGGATTGA
- a CDS encoding PD40 domain-containing protein, with product MKPTLIHPLIVLLFVTTLCFAQEKKDTAAVPSQDKKPEKWDVAASHGPTKDIEFETHEGTWISVDVSPDGKKIVFDLLGDIYIMPTEGGEATLLSGGTPYEVLPRFSPDGKMISFTSDREGCDNIWVMNVDGSNRRSVTKEKDRQTNGAVWTPDGQYLIARKHYRNTRSLGAGEMWMYHVSGGDGVQLTKRRNWQQNASDPAISPDGRYVYYDEDVSPGNAFDYNRDPYGVIYVINRLDRETGKTIRFVGGNGGSVRPEPSRDGKYLAFVRRVRLNSVLYIRNIETGEEWPVWDQLSRDQQEAWAIFGVYPNFSWTPDNKFIVISAKGKIWKVNVATKQAAQIPFKAKIKQTITDALRFKQQVAPDKFDVKMLRWVQTSPDGKSVVFQALGYLYIKQLPSGEPKRLTTDNHFEFYPSWSPDGKWIVYTTWLDKDKGAVYKVKSSSGAGIRLTTVKGTYTEPSFSRDGKRIVFMKNGGDWLRGRTFTKDPGVYWISAEGGTPTLITEEGSSPMFNKKGERIYLTSNEGEKVALISINLTGGDRRVHLTSDNAQQIVPSPDENWVAFTERYNSYIATLPLTGQAIQIGPSTSDFPVKRVTRDAGMYLHWSPDSKTVYWSLGPELSSRSLANTFKFVEGAPDSIQEKPDTVGMHIGFKANFDKPAGSVALTGATVITMKGDEVLQNATILVEQNRIKAISSTGSVKIPVGARTVDVSGKFIMPGMIDVHAHGPVGSIGITPQQNWAFYASAAFGVTTEHDPSTDTEEFFAASELVKAGTIVGPRMYSTGTILYGAEGSYKAIVNNLEDAKSHLRRLKAVGAFSVKSYNQPRRDQRQQIIQAGRELEMMVVPEGGSTFFWNMTQILDGHTGIEHSLPISPLYKDVITVFSKSQTYYTPTLIVTYGGIMGENYWYSNTKVWENQRLLTYVPRALVDARSRRRMKVEEEDWGHIENAKGAKALLDAGTKVCLGAHGQLQGLGPHWELWMFVQGGMTPMEAIRSATLSGAEYLGLDADIGSLEVGKLADLIVMDKNPLENIRNSESIKYVMLNGRLYDAATMNEVGGKQRKRETFYWEGGMDPGAETVEMELD from the coding sequence TTGAAACCGACCCTCATACATCCACTCATCGTACTCCTTTTCGTCACGACACTTTGTTTTGCACAGGAGAAAAAAGACACCGCTGCAGTTCCGTCGCAGGACAAGAAACCTGAGAAATGGGACGTCGCCGCATCGCACGGCCCGACGAAAGATATCGAGTTTGAAACCCATGAAGGAACATGGATTTCCGTTGACGTAAGTCCGGACGGGAAGAAAATTGTGTTCGACTTGCTCGGCGACATTTACATCATGCCCACTGAAGGCGGCGAGGCAACGCTGCTGAGCGGTGGAACGCCATACGAAGTACTGCCGAGATTCTCTCCCGACGGGAAGATGATCTCGTTCACCAGCGACCGGGAAGGCTGCGACAACATTTGGGTGATGAATGTAGATGGATCGAACAGGCGTTCCGTCACGAAAGAAAAAGACCGCCAAACCAATGGCGCCGTCTGGACGCCCGACGGACAGTATCTGATTGCCCGCAAGCACTACCGCAATACACGCTCACTTGGAGCGGGCGAGATGTGGATGTATCACGTCAGCGGCGGCGACGGCGTTCAGCTTACGAAGCGACGCAACTGGCAGCAGAATGCCAGCGACCCTGCCATCTCCCCCGACGGACGTTACGTGTACTACGACGAAGATGTCAGTCCGGGCAACGCCTTCGACTACAACCGCGATCCGTACGGCGTCATTTACGTGATCAATCGTCTCGACCGTGAAACCGGAAAGACAATCCGGTTTGTCGGCGGCAACGGTGGTTCCGTGCGACCAGAGCCTTCACGCGATGGAAAATACCTTGCGTTTGTCCGACGGGTTCGCCTGAATTCCGTTCTCTACATCCGCAACATAGAAACGGGAGAAGAATGGCCGGTGTGGGATCAGCTTTCACGTGACCAGCAGGAAGCGTGGGCAATCTTCGGCGTGTACCCGAACTTCTCATGGACGCCGGACAACAAGTTCATTGTCATTTCCGCAAAAGGAAAAATCTGGAAGGTGAATGTCGCGACGAAGCAAGCGGCTCAAATCCCCTTCAAAGCAAAAATCAAACAGACGATCACTGATGCACTTCGCTTTAAGCAACAAGTTGCCCCGGATAAGTTTGATGTGAAGATGTTGCGCTGGGTGCAGACATCGCCCGATGGAAAGTCGGTTGTGTTTCAAGCCCTCGGGTATCTCTACATCAAACAACTTCCGAGCGGTGAGCCGAAACGACTCACGACGGATAATCACTTTGAGTTCTATCCTTCATGGTCGCCGGACGGCAAATGGATCGTGTACACGACCTGGCTCGACAAAGACAAAGGTGCCGTGTACAAGGTGAAATCAAGCAGCGGCGCGGGAATAAGACTGACAACAGTGAAGGGCACTTACACCGAGCCGTCATTTTCGCGGGATGGAAAACGGATCGTGTTTATGAAAAACGGCGGCGATTGGCTACGCGGGCGAACGTTCACGAAAGATCCGGGCGTGTACTGGATTTCGGCTGAAGGCGGAACGCCGACACTCATCACTGAAGAAGGCTCGAGCCCGATGTTCAACAAGAAAGGCGAACGCATCTATCTTACTTCGAATGAAGGCGAAAAGGTTGCCCTCATCAGCATAAACCTGACAGGCGGTGATCGGCGGGTTCATCTTACCTCAGACAATGCACAACAGATTGTCCCATCACCGGATGAGAATTGGGTGGCATTTACCGAACGCTACAACTCATACATTGCTACCCTACCTCTTACAGGACAAGCCATTCAGATCGGGCCAAGCACAAGTGATTTTCCTGTGAAGCGAGTGACGCGGGATGCCGGAATGTATTTGCATTGGTCGCCGGACAGCAAAACCGTTTACTGGTCTCTCGGCCCCGAACTCTCCTCACGCTCTCTTGCCAACACATTCAAATTTGTTGAAGGCGCGCCGGACAGCATTCAGGAAAAGCCCGATACGGTCGGGATGCACATCGGCTTCAAAGCGAATTTTGATAAGCCTGCAGGAAGCGTTGCGTTGACGGGCGCAACCGTCATCACGATGAAGGGCGATGAAGTCCTGCAAAACGCAACGATTCTTGTCGAGCAGAACCGCATCAAAGCTATCAGCTCGACCGGATCTGTAAAGATCCCTGTCGGCGCGAGAACCGTTGACGTCTCCGGCAAGTTCATTATGCCGGGAATGATTGATGTTCACGCACACGGACCGGTTGGCAGCATCGGCATCACGCCGCAGCAGAACTGGGCGTTCTACGCCAGCGCGGCGTTCGGCGTTACGACAGAGCATGATCCTTCCACCGATACAGAAGAGTTTTTCGCGGCCTCGGAGCTAGTCAAAGCGGGAACGATTGTCGGGCCGAGAATGTACTCTACGGGAACGATTCTCTACGGCGCGGAAGGAAGCTACAAGGCGATCGTCAACAATCTTGAAGATGCAAAATCGCATCTACGCAGACTGAAAGCAGTTGGCGCGTTCAGCGTAAAAAGCTACAACCAGCCCCGCCGCGATCAGCGGCAGCAGATTATTCAAGCCGGGCGGGAGTTGGAGATGATGGTCGTTCCCGAAGGGGGCTCGACATTCTTCTGGAACATGACGCAAATTCTTGACGGACATACTGGCATCGAACACTCTCTCCCCATCTCCCCTCTCTACAAAGATGTCATCACTGTGTTCTCGAAGAGTCAAACATACTACACGCCGACCCTCATCGTCACGTACGGCGGAATTATGGGTGAGAATTACTGGTACTCCAACACGAAAGTGTGGGAGAACCAGAGGCTGCTCACGTACGTACCCCGCGCCCTTGTTGACGCACGCTCCCGCCGCCGAATGAAAGTGGAAGAGGAAGATTGGGGACATATCGAGAATGCGAAAGGAGCAAAGGCCTTGCTCGACGCAGGAACAAAAGTCTGCCTCGGCGCGCACGGACAGTTGCAGGGACTCGGCCCGCACTGGGAACTCTGGATGTTCGTGCAAGGCGGCATGACGCCGATGGAGGCGATTCGCTCCGCAACATTGTCCGGAGCAGAATATCTGGGACTCGACGCCGATATCGGTTCGCTCGAAGTAGGCAAGCTCGCCGACCTGATTGTGATGGACAAGAATCCGTTGGAGAACATACGCAACAGCGAATCAATCAAGTACGTGATGCTGAACGGCCGATTGTATGATGCGGCAACGATGAATGAAGTCGGCGGCAAGCAGCGCAAGCGTGAGACGTTTTATTGGGAAGGCGGGATGGATCCGGGGGCGGAGACAGTGGAAATGGAATTGGATTGA
- a CDS encoding T9SS type A sorting domain-containing protein: MQRIQWEKFSLVRATTTKSIVNHAPKLFAAFPGVTTAIVFALALCSTAFAQITITNASFPVAGDTLKMAIDNFPAGIVPYTPPGGNQTWNFSGLQVDATRNIVYRPASQGSVQVPGAELFAVTSPNWEEYYNVTSNRFELQADYGIYYDVIGNSLFNYIPTMEERRAPLNFFDINQIWSETIKTLPPSAFPPALIAALPVTVDSLRYRITIIRLDVVDGWGTVSIPGGTYNVLREKRTWQRENRLDAKVPPLGWLDITDVAIQAGFRGLGIDTLITYNFWNNVEKEPIAIVALDNAQNLVTKVMFKNNSPPTTVQEQTPHEFALLQNYPNPFNPTTTIRYAIPGGTHGRASLRVYDLLGREVATLVNEVKAPGSHQVTWDATGLASGIYLYRLRAGGFAQTRKILLAK; encoded by the coding sequence ATGCAACGGATACAATGGGAGAAGTTCTCGCTTGTGCGAGCAACAACCACGAAGAGCATTGTGAACCATGCGCCTAAGCTCTTTGCAGCATTTCCCGGAGTCACAACAGCCATCGTCTTTGCGCTCGCGCTCTGCTCGACGGCTTTCGCCCAAATCACCATTACGAACGCCAGCTTCCCTGTGGCAGGCGATACACTGAAAATGGCAATTGACAACTTCCCTGCCGGCATAGTGCCGTACACACCGCCGGGCGGCAACCAGACCTGGAACTTCAGCGGTTTGCAGGTTGACGCAACCCGAAACATTGTTTATCGCCCGGCCAGCCAAGGCAGCGTACAAGTGCCCGGAGCCGAATTATTCGCAGTCACCTCACCCAATTGGGAGGAGTATTACAACGTGACAAGCAATAGGTTCGAACTACAAGCTGATTATGGCATTTATTATGACGTCATTGGCAATTCATTGTTCAATTACATTCCCACGATGGAGGAACGCCGTGCGCCGCTGAATTTTTTCGACATCAACCAAATATGGTCAGAGACAATTAAGACATTGCCGCCCTCTGCCTTTCCGCCTGCATTAATAGCTGCCTTACCTGTTACGGTAGATTCCCTCCGCTATCGGATAACAATTATTCGTCTTGATGTGGTGGACGGCTGGGGCACCGTGAGCATACCGGGCGGCACCTACAACGTGCTGCGGGAAAAACGTACCTGGCAGCGGGAAAACCGCCTGGATGCCAAAGTCCCGCCACTGGGTTGGTTGGACATTACCGATGTTGCAATCCAGGCCGGCTTTCGCGGCCTTGGAATTGATACCCTCATCACGTACAATTTTTGGAACAACGTGGAAAAGGAACCCATCGCTATTGTGGCCTTGGACAACGCGCAAAACCTCGTCACAAAGGTGATGTTCAAGAACAACAGCCCGCCGACCACGGTGCAAGAGCAAACGCCGCATGAGTTTGCATTGTTGCAGAATTATCCCAATCCGTTCAATCCGACGACAACGATTCGTTACGCGATTCCTGGAGGGACGCACGGCCGTGCGTCCCTCCGAGTGTACGACCTGCTTGGCCGCGAAGTCGCAACACTGGTGAATGAGGTGAAAGCGCCGGGAAGCCATCAGGTAACGTGGGATGCAACAGGGTTGGCAAGCGGTATATACCTCTACAGGTTGCGGGCAGGAGGATTCGCTCAGACTCGTAAGATACTTTTGGCAAAGTAA
- a CDS encoding T9SS type A sorting domain-containing protein produces the protein MQKAGAAAGHHIVSVSDNGRILTAEGRPPFTWQQRSSGVTQRLNDAQFAPYRYISNDTSQLVIVVGNAGTILRSTDLGITWSAGSSATTANLNGISFNMFDENEAWAVGDGGVIVKTTNKGQTWLPQTSGTTNDLRAVYSVGTIVIAAGAGGTFRRTDNGGDTWGAASGGSPGVTINRITFDQRMGIGGVMYAVGTGGAIYYSSNYGANWTTLTSNTTQQLNDIHFRDGLFGVALGNNGVVRNTTNGGTTWLTDAYLNTLTTADIRSAYATMEFETTLVGARQIVDTVFTSVVATSGGLATVSNTPITGIAGNAPFLPTEFALYQNYPNPFNPTTTIRYNLPSSLPVSLQVFDNLGREVRTLVHEVQESGPKSIRFDATGLAGGVYFYRLQAGEFTETRRLLLLR, from the coding sequence ATGCAAAAAGCAGGCGCGGCAGCAGGTCATCATATTGTTTCGGTGAGCGATAATGGTAGAATCCTCACAGCCGAAGGCCGGCCGCCGTTCACGTGGCAGCAACGCAGCAGCGGTGTCACGCAACGCCTTAACGATGCACAGTTTGCACCCTATCGGTACATTTCGAACGATACTTCACAACTTGTTATAGTGGTCGGCAATGCCGGAACAATTCTCCGATCAACAGATCTAGGCATAACGTGGTCGGCCGGGTCAAGCGCCACAACAGCAAACCTCAACGGTATTTCGTTCAATATGTTTGACGAGAACGAAGCTTGGGCTGTGGGAGACGGTGGCGTCATCGTCAAAACGACAAACAAAGGACAAACGTGGTTGCCGCAGACAAGCGGCACAACCAACGACCTTCGTGCCGTGTACTCCGTCGGTACAATCGTGATAGCCGCCGGGGCAGGGGGGACATTCAGGCGGACTGACAATGGCGGAGACACGTGGGGGGCGGCATCGGGAGGCTCTCCCGGGGTTACCATCAACAGAATTACGTTTGATCAACGGATGGGCATAGGCGGCGTGATGTATGCGGTGGGAACAGGCGGGGCCATCTACTACTCGTCAAACTATGGCGCAAACTGGACTACGTTGACAAGCAATACAACTCAGCAACTCAACGACATCCATTTCCGGGACGGACTTTTCGGCGTGGCATTGGGGAACAACGGCGTCGTTCGCAATACCACAAATGGCGGCACTACATGGCTCACTGACGCGTACCTCAATACCCTGACCACCGCAGATATCCGGTCGGCGTATGCGACAATGGAATTCGAGACAACACTCGTCGGTGCACGGCAGATTGTTGATACCGTATTTACAAGCGTCGTGGCAACGAGCGGAGGCTTGGCCACAGTCTCCAACACGCCTATTACGGGCATTGCCGGAAACGCGCCATTTCTCCCGACGGAGTTTGCGTTGTATCAGAATTATCCGAATCCGTTCAACCCGACGACCACGATACGATACAACTTGCCATCCTCCCTTCCCGTTTCTCTTCAAGTATTCGACAATCTTGGAAGGGAAGTACGAACGCTGGTTCATGAGGTGCAGGAGTCCGGACCCAAGTCGATCCGGTTTGATGCCACCGGGTTGGCCGGCGGCGTCTACTTCTACCGGTTGCAAGCGGGCGAATTCACCGAAACTCGCCGGCTTCTTCTGCTGCGGTAA
- a CDS encoding T9SS type A sorting domain-containing protein yields MRRTDNNQLIGSFPIDLSGQAGEIAVIAATGFLDPAANQNGPAASLTEFETGTTILTDVNEPVDRRAVPTEFHLAQNYPNPFNPTTTIQFKIPAGTYGHTSLRVYDLLGREVATLVNEVKQPGHYEVAFDASGLASGVYLYRLTSGSFTVTKKLLLLR; encoded by the coding sequence ATGAGAAGAACGGACAACAACCAGCTCATCGGCTCATTCCCGATTGACCTATCGGGACAGGCGGGGGAAATTGCCGTGATTGCTGCTACGGGGTTCCTCGATCCCGCTGCAAACCAGAACGGGCCCGCGGCATCATTGACGGAATTCGAAACAGGAACAACGATTCTCACCGATGTGAATGAACCGGTTGATCGACGTGCGGTTCCGACAGAGTTTCATCTCGCGCAGAATTATCCGAACCCGTTTAATCCAACAACAACCATTCAATTCAAGATTCCTGCCGGAACGTATGGCCATACGTCCCTACGCGTGTACGATCTCCTTGGCCGAGAGGTGGCAACGCTGGTGAACGAAGTGAAGCAGCCGGGACATTACGAAGTGGCATTCGATGCGTCCGGGCTTGCCAGTGGTGTCTATCTGTACCGGTTGACTTCGGGTAGTTTCACAGTAACAAAGAAGCTCCTCTTATTGAGATGA
- a CDS encoding response regulator transcription factor, translating to MKSPTTTQNPIWVSIVEDNRFVREGWTATLRADSGIRIIGAFESCEEAFAHDAFTDSEVVLMDIGLPGISGIEGVLKLKEANSDAAVIICTVYEDDQKIFDALCNGATGYLLKEVSPPELVKAIKDAAAGGSPMSPNIARKVIATFQKPPAVHQSPQHTLTDREREVLILLAEGKSYATIAQQLFLSVDGVVSRIRKIYEKLQAHSRGEAVAKGLAQGIISPPAKI from the coding sequence ATGAAATCACCAACTACTACACAGAACCCGATTTGGGTGTCGATCGTCGAAGACAATCGCTTCGTCCGCGAGGGGTGGACTGCAACGCTTCGTGCGGACAGCGGTATCAGAATCATCGGCGCATTTGAAAGCTGCGAAGAAGCGTTCGCCCACGATGCCTTCACCGATTCCGAAGTCGTGCTGATGGATATCGGCTTGCCCGGCATATCGGGGATCGAAGGAGTTCTGAAGCTGAAGGAAGCGAACTCCGATGCAGCCGTGATCATCTGCACCGTTTATGAAGACGATCAGAAAATCTTCGATGCTCTGTGTAATGGCGCCACAGGGTATTTGCTGAAAGAAGTCAGCCCGCCGGAACTCGTCAAAGCCATCAAGGACGCGGCAGCAGGCGGTTCGCCGATGTCTCCCAACATTGCCCGCAAAGTCATTGCAACGTTTCAGAAACCGCCCGCGGTTCACCAATCCCCCCAACATACACTCACCGACAGAGAGCGCGAGGTGTTAATCCTCCTCGCCGAAGGGAAATCCTATGCGACGATTGCGCAACAACTTTTCCTTTCGGTTGATGGAGTCGTGTCGCGCATACGCAAGATCTACGAAAAGCTGCAAGCGCACAGCCGCGGCGAGGCGGTTGCAAAAGGGCTGGCGCAAGGCATAATCTCCCCTCCTGCCAAAATCTAA